From Alligator mississippiensis isolate rAllMis1 chromosome 9, rAllMis1, whole genome shotgun sequence, one genomic window encodes:
- the LOC132252436 gene encoding uncharacterized protein LOC132252436: protein MLLSITKNAYCQEAFKLLRPSYYLPSTHYVSKPLLESEYEHVMQFVQGKISEALCLAVVTDGWTNVRGERIINFVITTSQPVFYRSIETGENRHTAEHIGSKVCEALQKIGSGKVFALLTENASNMKAAWEIIMDKYPHITAIGYASHGINLLLNDIMRLDTLQKIYRRAKKVIKHVKATHIVATVFEKKQEEKNAKNKIVTLKLCSKTRWGEVMISCESLLKNEEALQETVITEDLKIPRNVRNTVLDKDVFWVQLQNSLKILKPISSPITASESDSALLSEISYQKAQIKSTAFEYLSVSLQVQKKEK from the coding sequence ATGCTATTGTCAATAACTAAAAATGCATACTGccaggaagcttttaaattactaagaccatCATACTATTTGCCCAGCACACATTATGTGAGCAAGCCTcttttagagtcagaatatgaaCATGTAATGCAATTTGTGCAAGGAAAAATCAGTGAAGCACTGTGTCTTGCAGTAgttacagatggatggacaaatgtgcggggagaaagaatcataaactttgtgataacaacatctcaaccagttttttacagaagcattgaaacaggagagaacaggcataCTGCAGAGCATATCGGTAGTAAAGTATGTGAAGCCCTACAGAAGATTGGgagtggtaaagtatttgctttgctgactgagaatgcaagtaacatgaaagcagcatgggaaatcataatggataaatatccacatattaCTGCAATAGGATATGCATCCCATGGGATTaacttgcttcttaatgacatcatgaggttggacactctgcaaaagatctatagaagagcaaaaaaagttataaaacatgtaaaagctactcATATTGTAGCTACAGTCTTtgagaagaagcaggaagaaaagaatgcaaagaataaaatagtgacacTAAAACTCTGTAGTAAAACTAGATGGGGTGAAGTGATGATCTCATgtgaaagtttactaaaaaacGAAGAAGCccttcaagaaacagtaataactgAGGATCTTAAAATACCCAGAAATGTAAGGAACACTGTACTTGATAaggatgtcttctgggttcagctgcagaactccctgaagattctaaagccaatttcttcaccaatcactgcatctgaatcagacagtgcACTTCTGTCAGAGATTTCTTACCAAAAGGCCCAGATAAAATCTACTGCTTTTGAGTATCTAAGTGTAAGCTTACAagtacaaaagaaagaaaagtga